One window from the genome of Nicotiana sylvestris chromosome 9, ASM39365v2, whole genome shotgun sequence encodes:
- the LOC138877289 gene encoding uncharacterized protein, with the protein MSNENQTNENVAGTGATVTSVAASSSCSTPAHAMAPAENPKSFPRFIKEDPPVLAEGTPDDERFVVTEAWKHSDFLCKNYILSYLEDSLYNVYSVMETSKALWNVLEKKYKTEDAGLKKFVAARKKASGPKNYPSKKKFKGNCHNCGKSGDKAVDFPAPKNDKKKKNQVNMVENAQEMEDLCAMLSECNLVGNPKEWWIDSGATRHVCANKELFSSYAPAGPDETIFMGNSSTTKIEGVGKIALKMTSGKIVTLNQVLHVPEIRKNLVSTSLLVKNGFKYIFVSNSVVLSKNDVYVGKDYLNEGLFKLIKMKDDGTIDQIHQMDVKIAFLNGDLEEAIYMNQPEGLVVPEKEKKVCRLVKSLYGLKQAPKQ; encoded by the exons ATGTcgaatgaaaaccaaactaatgAAAATGTTGCGGGAACGGGTGCTACTGTTACGAGTGTTGCTGCCTCGTCAAGCTGTTCAACTCCTGCTCATGCTATGGCACCAGCAGAAAACCCGAAAAGTTTTCCG CGAttcatcaaggaggatcctccggTCCTGGCTGAAGGCACTCCGGATGACGAACGATTTGTGgtaactgaagcatggaaacattctgatttcttgtgcaaaaactacatTTTGAGTTATTTGGAAGATAgcttgtacaatgtctatagtgtcatggaaacttcaaaagcatTATGGAATGtgcttgagaagaagtacaagactgaggatgccggacttaagaagttcgtggctgcaag aaagaaggcttctggaccaaagaattacccgagcaagaaaaagttcaagggtaattgccacaactgtggaaAATCTGGGGATAAGGCCGTGGATTTTCCTGCACCAAAGAatgataagaagaagaagaatcaagTTAACATGGTTGAAAATGCTCAAGAAATGGAGGACTTGTGTGCAATGTTGTCTGAATGCAACTTGGTAGGAAATCCTAAagaatggtggattgattctggagccacccgccatgtttgtgctaacaaggagttattttcttcCTATGCCCCCGCAGGACCCGACGAGACAATTTTCATGGGAAATTCGTCTACAaccaaaattgaaggagttggcaaGATTGCATTGAAGATGACGTCGGGAAAAATTGTGACTCTAAACCAAGTTctccatgttccagaaattcgcaagaatcttgtgtctacctcacttcttgtcaagaatggattcaaatatatttttgtttctaatagtgttgtactAAGTAAGAATGATGTGTATGTAGGAAAAGATTACCTGaatgagggcctttttaagctaaTT aaaatgaaagacgatggtactattgatcaaatccatcaaatggatgtaaaaatagccttcttaaatggtgatctAGAGGAAGCaatttacatgaaccaacctgaagGGCTTGTGGTtccggaaaaagaaaagaaggtgtgtcgacttgttaagtccctttatggactaaaacaagcacctaagcaatga